From the genome of Prunus persica cultivar Lovell chromosome G8, Prunus_persica_NCBIv2, whole genome shotgun sequence:
AATGATGTTTCCAAAGAATCAAGATACAAATTGTGCTTTTCATTTGTCCACTCTGTGGATGCACCCTGCAATGGAACATCATCGATGTCAAAGTctaaacatatataaaaaaagacaggTCTCTTAGAAGGTATAAGACTAAAACCTGCATTCGGGAATTATATATTCCAGATTAttgagagaaaaagaatattAGATATAATGGTCTCAGTAAAAAGCTACAGATTTATTGTTGTTACACTTCAACATGAAACCAAATTCCTAAACTAGAACGTGCATAAATGAGGAACTAAGATAGGGAGAATCATTACAACCCTCAAGTCCAGGGGACCAGGGACCTCTACAAAACCCTAATACGAAAGGAATTTGACCACCAATGCTTTATAAATCAAGGAAATAGTCTACTTCCTAAACATAAAACACTCAAAGATCTCAGCCCTTAATTTGATGAGAGTAAAATCCATGACACAATCAACTCAATCAAGTTGTGGATATAGATTATCATGAGCATGTCATCTCTCAcactaaaaataaattgatcATTGATTGTTCGTCTTCTACAAAACCTTCTGCCATATACCCCTTAATTCAAATCGTTTTATCCTCtttggaaaaatatattaacttacatgtaacaaaaattaattactGCACTGACCTTCACCATATTCTGAGAGGTCATCTTCTTGTAATGGTCAACATCATTCTTCCGTTGAGAATGTCTAATATATATCACAATTTACTTTTCAATAGTTTTACATTGATCTCTAAAGGATTTAGACACCAGTATAAAATGTATTATGCTATCTGGTGCACAGATATCTACTAGTTAATTGGGAATCTTGTTGAGATAAAGTGGATTTCATTCTTCAGAATGCTTCGATCATCTCAGAAGGATCATCTATTCTACAGGATTATCTAAGCAGCCTTTCAGAACATCAAAAATGATAATTAAATGTCTCTGTTTCTTGATAAAGCAATAACAAGAAAAGAGCACGCTCCCAATATTTATTGGCGTTCTCTAAACTATTCTcgaaaaatattatttgagaACATAACCAAAGAAACAGGCACTAAAGATCTAATTGAAtggattgaaaaataaaattctcaaccttttgtttcttgttctCTAGACTGTTCTTCAAATACGTCACCTTTCCCTAAAGATCTAATTGAATCGATAAGGAGTAAAGTTCTcaaaccttttgttttttacaaTTCATGTACCAcccaaaaaatcaaagttaGCCACCTCCTTATCCATTTAACCGTATTTCCCGAAACTGCACAGAGAGAGGGGTCGTGATGTTCTCTTAGGCATTATGCTGCACTAGAAGCCGCTGCCTGGTCCCAGATTCTTGATTTCAGCTGGTCACCTTTTGCATGAATCACAATTCTTTCCAACTAGTCACATTCTGCGTTAATCTAAAGGAAAACTTTATTTTGAATACTATAAGAAGTTGTCTCCAACACCTCTGACCACCATGAAAAGAAGCACCTGTAACACATGCCATTTCATTTCTAGGAAAAGATAGGTTGAGTCCTATTATACATGACAGTGGCTTTTTATAACAAAGATTTCATAATAAGTTTTGTAAAACACAAAACTCCACTGCgtcaaaccaaaagcaaaagttgaaaaaggaaaaatgaccGGAAATAACATCCATATAAATTACCTATCAAGGAAAacagaaagcaaaaaaatgCTTCCATATCTCCAACTCcaacaaatttaatttcttttttattctggTCCTAAATAGGCAGCTGACTGTCACAGTTAAAGGAAGCATTCAAAATGTGACATCCAATCTTGATTCAATTCTCAACTCAAATTTCCTTGTATAAAATAGAAGCCTTAACGAAAGAGTTCAGAAAATTATCTTCATCACTATGAATCTAACTGCAGCTCAAAATAACTTGACACCAGCACCATAAAGGTCAAAGacatcaaaacaaagaatttAAAACAACAGGTATcaccaaaatttcagaaataaaaataaaaatgagaccCTACATTTCCCAAATTTAATCACACAATATTGTTTCTATAGGAGAGATCTCATTCTTCTGTATATTTCATCTAAAACGCTTCTTGACAGTAAATAGACCGAAGATAAATActtgaaaaaatacaaatttattCTAAAAAATGAcatgcaaaacacaaaatgaCAGTTCTAAATCAGAAAACAGCTCGCAAATGTCACAATCTGAATATCTAcctgaaaaaattcattaaaaaaaaaactcaaccaATCAAACTTCAATAAATACACTATATCTCACCACATAGCAAAAGCAGCAATTATAACAAATAatcatacataaatattaacgcaaaaacaaaaaagaaacaaatacatGTAGTCAATCAGAAGAAATAATAGCAAGAATGTGGAAGGAAACTGAAGAAAATGGAATCTACCAGTGTTGCATGCGAGCAACAAAGCAGGAGCTCCTCGGAAGCGTCAAGAGTAGTGAAGGAGAACGAAGACGACGACGAGGAGTTGGAGATGGTCCGAGTCAACTCGGGCCGGCGCTCGGGATCCGAATTTGGAAGCGGAATATTCTCCCGGATATTCTCTCCCATCACTGCTCTTCACCTCTCTGGTCGGACGGAATGCGAAACGGCCTCGTTTCTGAAAGCTCTcggaagagaaaagagagagcaaaagaaaaatgtgctCCTAAAATTtagcagaaaaagaaaaaccctctCGCTCTCACTCCGGGGAGGTCGTGAACAATGtgagtagagagagagagagagagagagagagagggagagaagggCTTTTTGTTGTGGTTGGGGCCAATAAAGGCTCCAGATGGCGTGCTCTTTACACGTGTTCTCTGCAATAGCAGGTGCCACGTCAGCCGGGAGATAATATCTTCAGCGAgatatttgttatttttttggtcagaaCAGCAacagatatttttctttgctcAAGAGCGTGTCCTCGTGTCGTACTCGGTACGTTCGGAACTTTGGGCATATTCGGTTGCAAGGGACTGTAGCTCTCACGTGCGGTGATTGAGAGATTATGTGcggatttttttttcacgGTCGCATTCGCGGCGGAACGAGGTTAAAAATGCATTGGCGGAGCAGAATTTTAGTAGGGATTTTCATTGTCGCATGACATTGACGGGATAAAGTGATAAGTATTGTTcagttaaaatataatatacgtcgtaaaatttgaattatggATGAACACTTGTGATATAAATAGTATGTGCCCATTTTTTGTAGTCGGAGTTGTATCAGCAAATGGGATCATTGGATCAATCAGCAAATGGGATCATTGGATcaatatttgaagaaattatagaatgatATAGCTTTGTAtgcatatttcttctttttaaggaatattatcaataaatatctacttatattataaatatgaacaAATTATATGACATAGCTATACTACATTATAACTGCTTAAAAATTTAGATAGAAACTTTCATATCATATAACTGGTATTATTTAGTTATGGTACATAACATGTTAAAAGTTAAGGTTAATAATATCATAGCCTTTGGAGTTCCATCTATTTGACATGTAAAACAGGTCCATTTTAATGAAGTTGAGTGATTGGGTTTGATTTGTCGCCTATATTGAGTGATTAAGGCTTGATTAGGGCTCAACTCACTTACTAAGGCTGCGATTTGATTCACTTGTTCAAGACCCTTGTGACATCTCAACTTCCCACAATGATAATTTTTGTTGCGACGAAGAATAACTAAAATGTTACGTGTCACAAAGTGTGAGAACTATAAAATTCAataattgttataaaataactgggatatgtgcgaatattgagctgcacgtaaagtagatgagacacagtatttaacgaggttcggctatgcctacgtccccggagagcagcagtagtaacttttccactatgtaaaataatagggctacaactttagtgtttacaataagtatggctcactcaattttctctcttggagaatttctctcttgctctctttcctctcaactcactcaccctctgtcttccttctcttcctttctttctttcctcactcattcttctcttcattttggtgtgtcttacaagtgaatgagcaagcctatttataggcaaagtaaaaggcttctaatggagacataatgatttctcccccaacattataatttcatcttttgactaatcatcccacttctaacaccatcatttcttcttttgactaccatactcaacaccatcatttttcttccatcatttctctttatgtgggcttcaccaatattatttacaacaataATTGTATTCATGGATCAAAACGCCAACTTGGGAAAAAGTTGAAGTCATGAAGTCATGTAACATGTTTTTTGTTGACAATGTGACATCCTACATTACTATAATGAACTATGAAGAGAAGATTCAAACTTAATTGTAAGGGAGTGAACACGATACCTTGGTGAATTGACACGACCGATACATGATAACTGTGAAGTAAAATGGAAATCCCAAAATATATCCAATCCAGGTAGGACATATATGAGTGCTTTCTAAAAGTTTCCTTTATGTGAATGTGAAACACATGTGTTATGAtatttttttgcaattgtCGTAGGGGACAATGATAAAATCGCCACACTTTCAAATCTTATAACCATAGGTAGCAACATACCCGTCTtttccaaattcaacaaatggagtgattgatatagaaaataaaataaatatgaattaaatttataatttacaattgagaaaatatttttgagaTTTAGATAGAAGAAGATGATTGCCGAACCGCGCAAGCGACCAACTGGGCCCACTGCCTCAACCTCATCTTCACCATCTCCGCATCACCAACTTCTGAAACAAAACATCAAGAAAAATCAACAATTATCATCCGTCGGATCAAAAGTCCACGGTGAAATCAATCAATCCGACGGTGTGTATCAACCAACCTGTTAACAAGCTCTTACTGCACTGCGTATTTACAGCGTGGTAAAACTCCAAGGCGGGTAAAGTATCGGACAGTTTCGGGTCGATAACGGGCGAATCGAACCCGAACCCGAGCTCAATGCACGCTTTGAGCTCCTCCAAATCGTCTTCCGAGACGCTTTTGCTGCGATTGAGGCGGCGCGCGCTGCAGCTGCTCTTCCGGCGCTGCCACGTCTCGTCGCGGAGCGTGTCGGGCGACCACGAGTTCTGCTTGTACAGAGGTCGAGGCGGTGGCGCTTGGGTATTCTCCATGGGCTCGCCGCTGGAATGTCTTATGCGTCGTCGTTTCCGTGGCTGCCGGGGCGGACGAGGGTTTGGGATTTCGTGTAGGTTAAATTGTAATATTATCCATGGGAGTTCGCCGGTTGGTCGGCGGCGGGGAAGGTTTTTATAGATAGGGTTTGATTGGTTGCCACTTCAGAGTTGAATTAAGAATGAGGTGGTGGTGGGCCATGGTTGAGGGGTCTACATAGATGACAGTAAGGTCGTAGTGGGTCATGGTTGGTGGACCTTAATTTTtaacttaaatatttttattttcaaagtttgaatttccaatcctcttttatttttttttttaaaaaaacatatatttttcaaattacatcatctatatatctatatctacagagagcttccattgagggatccctcaaataagcttatttgagggacaccccttgtaggccccactccggattgtattttactaatccaaaccgtctattttgtagatactcattcaaagatcatccctacaaaaaatcacttgaatctgatatcatttgaccacttaattaagttattgaaattttagcattttcttaaagtaccgtgttcattgattttgtaagacacaattagatgtcgaaacggtttccgatttgtctaattttttgttaggatgatctatgaatgaagatctaaaaaatagatggtttggatcattgggaaaaaaattgtagggtaccctaaagggcgtccctcaatagaagggaaCTGTCTATATctatatctatctatatatataaagcaaaaagaagagaattgtgaaacattcaaaatatcagaaaatgcaattggttaatgcaaaatattaaaaattgaaattattaattaaatgagaataatatggtaaattcacacttttttatattaaaaaattaaaattaaaagaaaaattagatcgtgaattctatttttatggaacacaactacccattatcttttttattctaaaataaatttaaaataaaaaaaatcacctCTCGTAGGTCTGGAAGCGCATGCGGAGAggctaatatatataaagtaaaagaccgagaatgatgaaacatttaaaatactagaaaatgtcCTTgataaattcaaacattaaaaattaaaaatattaattaaacgAAAATAATaaggtaaattcacattttttcatattaaaaaaattaaaattaaaaacaaatcagataataggttttatggaacataactatccatattatcttttcttaatttaaaaataaaaataaaatgtgccaaggggctagtaattaatttaatgttgTTATAAGCTTATAACAATTTTGGACGGAGCATGAATATGACtgacttcctcttctttccaaCCTTCCAACTACTAATTTGGTTCAATCCACACGTGTGGTATTTACCCTTTCAACTTCTCATTTTTCTTAAGTTTTTAAtataagtgatagtctaaattacaaaGGGAGGAAGTTTCTCACACTACCAATGTTATGGAGGTTTGAACATGAGAACACTGATCAAGAAACTCCCAAAGCAGACGTTTAAAACTAAACATTGAAAAATACCCCAAAAATAGATATTTGTTTTCTAAGGAAAGAACCCATATATGCCTCTACGCCTAGGCTACTTGTTAGCCCTCCcaagaatttttatttattttctttcttgtccATGGTGTCAAAGTGAAGCAAGGTGACTGGACCCAAGCTGGCAAATGGAATGAGTCATAACTGATGTGGGATCAACAAATCAACAGGTTGTATTCTTTCTTGCCAAAATGATGGCTTCATATCCAAGCATCAATTAGGCAGTTGGTGCCTCTTGTACATTTGACCATGGCTTTTCTAGTTC
Proteins encoded in this window:
- the LOC18768376 gene encoding uncharacterized protein LOC18768376, which gives rise to MENTQAPPPRPLYKQNSWSPDTLRDETWQRRKSSCSARRLNRSKSVSEDDLEELKACIELGFGFDSPVIDPKLSDTLPALEFYHAVNTQCSKSLLTEVGDAEMVKMRLRQWAQLVACAVRQSSSSI